Part of the Planococcus plakortidis genome is shown below.
ATCGGCTCACCCTGGACGCTTGGCGGCTGCGAGATGTCATTGATCGGAGTGTAGCTAATCAGATCTGCTTCTATAGTTAGTTGCCGGCTAGTGGGGGAATCGCTTCCTCAGATTAGCGTCTTGTAACAAAAAAACCCGGCTGACGGATCAGCCGGGTTTTGCTTATTTCAGGATTTTAATTTTTACGTTCTTGCGTCCCCATTTCAATGCTTTGTTGCGGTCTGGGATGAAGACATCGATTTTCTTGCCTTTGATGGCGCCGCCTGTATCGCCTGCGACAGCGTAGCCATAGCCTTCCACCCATACTTTCGTGCCAAGCGGGATGACTTTTGGATCGACTGCGATTACTTTAGCTCCAGGGTTCTTCTTCAAATTGATGCCGGTTCTGGTGATGCCCGAGCATCCTTTGCAATAGGCCGTGTAAGCTGTCGAGGAAACTGTAAATTCCTTCACCACTTTATCTTTGCTTGAAGATGGAGTCGATGGTTTGGAAATGGTTTGAGCCGTTGTTTTCTTCAATTTCAATTTTTGCTTCGGGTAGATCAAATTCGATTTCAAGCCATTCCAGGATTTCAGGTTATTGACCGAGACTTTTGTCTGTTGGGAAATTTTATAAAGCGTATCACCGCTTTTGACTGTATAAACATTCGATGCTGCAGAAGTCGTAAGTGAAGTGCCGAGCAACAAGAGCATTGCCATTCCTAAAGCCGCCAATAATTTTTTCAAGTTCCTATCCCCTTTGCGTATCGGATAATTGCGCCTTGCGTAAATCGTTTGAAAGCTTTTCAGTAAAAATAAAATAGCACGGCAAGGTTACAATCATGTGACAGCATTAGGCATATTTGATGACAATTGCGCTTTTTTTCGTGACAAAAGGACCTATTCCTATAAAACATTAAACGCAGAAATAAAAAAAGGCCCTTTCCGAAGCTTTGAAAGCTCGGAAAAGGCCCCACCTCATTTTTTCGCTTTATGCACTTTCAAGGTCTTGCCTTTGACGGTTTTGTCTTTCATCGCCTTCAAGACATGGAGCCCTTTGCCGTTCAGGATGTCGATGTAAGTGACAGTGTCCTGGATCTTAATGATGCCGATATCTTCCGCCGTGATGCCGGGGATGCTGGTCAAAGTCCCGACAAAATCGACGGCGCGCAGCTTTTTCTTCTTGCCTCCGTTGAAATACAGCTTCATGATGTCTTGGTTGAGCGCAGCCGCTTTATGTTTCTTCGGCTTCTGGCGGCTCTCGATCTTGTCTTCAAACGCCGGTTTCGCCAAGGCGACTTGCTCTCTCGAGGGGCGTTCGACACGCGAAATCTCAAACCCTAAATAATCTTCCGTTTCTTTCAGGAATTTATCCTCGAACGGTGTGACGAACGAAATCGCCTTGCCGCTCTTGCCGGCACGCCCTGTCCGCCCTGCGCGGTGGACATAGCTTTCTTTTTCGAGCGGGAAATCATAATTGATGACATGGGTGATACCGTCAATATCGATGCCTCGCGCCGCGACATCGGTGGCGACCAGGTAACGGAACTCGCCCCGCCGGAAATCATCCATGACACCGAACCGGTCTTCCTGTGTCATGCCGCCATGCAATTGGTCGCTTGTATAGAACAAACGCTCAAGCCCTTCCGATACTGCATCGACCTGGTCTTTCGTCCGGCAGAAAATGATGCAGCTGTCCGGATTCTCCACTACGGTCACATCGCGCAGCAATTGGAATTTATCCTGTTCCTTGACGATATACAAAGAATGCTCGATGCGTTCTTCCAAGGTATCGGCTGCCTGGATCGCGATATAGCGCGGAGAGCGCATGAAATCACGTTGCAGCTTTTCCAGATGCTCGGGGAAGGTTGCCGAGAACAACATCGTCGTCCGTTGTTTCGGAAGCTGCTTGATGATCGATTCGACTTGTTCGATAAAGCCCATATTGAGCATCTCGTCCGCTTCATCGAGTACCAGGTATTCGATTTTTTCGAGTTTCAATGTCCCTTTTTCGATATGGTCGAGCACGCGCCCCGGTGTTCCGACGACGATATGGCATTTTTGCTTCAGCTCTTCCTTCTGGTAGACAAAAGGGTGCTTGCCGTAGATCGCGGCTGCCTTGATGCGCTTGAAACGGCCGATGTGGGTG
Proteins encoded:
- a CDS encoding 3D domain-containing protein, whose protein sequence is MKKLLAALGMAMLLLLGTSLTTSAASNVYTVKSGDTLYKISQQTKVSVNNLKSWNGLKSNLIYPKQKLKLKKTTAQTISKPSTPSSSKDKVVKEFTVSSTAYTAYCKGCSGITRTGINLKKNPGAKVIAVDPKVIPLGTKVWVEGYGYAVAGDTGGAIKGKKIDVFIPDRNKALKWGRKNVKIKILK
- a CDS encoding DEAD/DEAH box helicase, which produces MDTNQFKAYGISESIAKALEGLGYRQATEVQQQVIPAALEKYDLTVKSQTGSGKTAAFGIPLCELVDWEENKPQALVLTPTRELADQVKEDITHIGRFKRIKAAAIYGKHPFVYQKEELKQKCHIVVGTPGRVLDHIEKGTLKLEKIEYLVLDEADEMLNMGFIEQVESIIKQLPKQRTTMLFSATFPEHLEKLQRDFMRSPRYIAIQAADTLEERIEHSLYIVKEQDKFQLLRDVTVVENPDSCIIFCRTKDQVDAVSEGLERLFYTSDQLHGGMTQEDRFGVMDDFRRGEFRYLVATDVAARGIDIDGITHVINYDFPLEKESYVHRAGRTGRAGKSGKAISFVTPFEDKFLKETEDYLGFEISRVERPSREQVALAKPAFEDKIESRQKPKKHKAAALNQDIMKLYFNGGKKKKLRAVDFVGTLTSIPGITAEDIGIIKIQDTVTYIDILNGKGLHVLKAMKDKTVKGKTLKVHKAKK